Proteins from a genomic interval of Capsicum annuum cultivar UCD-10X-F1 chromosome 4, UCD10Xv1.1, whole genome shotgun sequence:
- the LOC124897637 gene encoding uncharacterized protein LOC124897637: MGNCCLTRGSNMVCAGDEDEWEYVAASKNNYVAEKEKLFSSSTSSSSSFSSSETINYREVKIRITKKDLEKILAGKIDNIDQVTMDQLLSRFLNSSKNNFDFENIQRQQSWRPRLQSIPEVN, encoded by the coding sequence ATGGGGAATTGTTGTCTTACTCGTGGATCGAACATGGTATGTGCAGGAGATGAAGATGAGTGGGAATATGTTGCAGCATCAAAAAATAATTACGTTgcggaaaaagaaaaattattttcatcttctacttcatcatcatcatctttttcttcttctgagACGATTAATTATAGAGAGGTGAAAATACGAATTACGAAGAAGGATTTGGAGAAAATTCTAGCTGGAAAAATTGACAATATAGATCAAGTGACAATGGATCAACTATTATCAAGATTTTTGAATTCTAGCAAAAATAACTTCGATTTTGAGAATATTCAACGTCAACAATCTTGGAGGCCTCGTCTTCAGAGCATTCCTGAAGTTAATTAA